In Brassica napus cultivar Da-Ae chromosome A3, Da-Ae, whole genome shotgun sequence, the sequence GTCAACATATTCGTACACGCTTTCTATTGGTCTCCCAAGTTCCTCTTGCAAAATTTTACGAATCTCTTCAAACGGTACCGGAGGTGCTTTGTCGAAGCAGTTCTGAAACTCCTCGACGTATTCTGGTGGGAACAAAGTTGGCGCAGATGCTATAAACTACAAATTCAAAGGATAACATTGGAATAAAATTGGCCTTAAATTGGATAGAAAGGGACATAAATTGACAAAGAACACTATAATAACTATATGGTAACATTTAAGCAAAACTAATTACCTGGCCGAGCTTAATGTAAGTAGCTCCCATGCGTTCAAAGAGCTTCCTCAAGTACAGAGGAGACAGTAGACCAAGCTGCATTTCAGTTGGTAATCCACCAGACACTCTTGTCAACTGCAGAGAGTCACCAGAAGAAGCAAATTTAAGCTCACAGGAAGTGTCGAGTGCCTTACTCACATAAGAAGAAACAGTTACCTTAGAGATATCATTCAGCCACTCTCCTCCAACCCCAACAAAGGCCTGGACCCCTTGTACAAGGCGCAACACACCACGTGGACCTGTGTTAATCGAAGTCTGAACTATATCCTCCACCAGCTTCGGCAAGTTCTCAATCCGGCCTACATCAAAAGGGCCACGTGAGCAAGCACGTGGCATCAATAAACTGTACTTTGAAGGTTCATTTCATCATAACACTACACAGTCTTAGATTGAGTTTACaaaaaaaggaaggaaagttccGTACTTTGAAGACGAGAAGTGAAAAGGTCCTGCGTTTGCGAATACTGCGCCGAGATGGCAAAAGACTTCGACTTTCTTCCTCCGATCATCTTCTTAGAACTTCCTCTCGCGACGGGAAGCTTCAAAAACGAGATTCAGCGTTTGCCAATTTTGATCAGACAAAGGAAATATATTAGCTGAGGAGAGAAATTATACCTGAGATTGGTGAAGAAATGGTAACCGCGCGCCACGGAAAGCTGAGACCGCCATCGCTTGCCGGAGACTGAAGCAGAGAAGAAGTCTAGAAAACTCCGATCAAGCAGGGGACGAAGAGACGACACCGTTTTGTTAATACAAGAGGGGAGTGAAGGAGGAACAATCCACGTGGATTCGATCTCCGGTTTAAGCTAAGTTAGTTAGTTTCCTCCCGGTTCGATTCGATCTCCGGTTTAGTTTAATTTCAATCCTCTTAAACCGAACCGTTGTTAAGAACGCTGAACGATACCGCATTTACATAAACACCCTTATTCAAATCgagaaaataacaaaaccaTTCGAACcctaatcttcttcttcttcttcttcttcttcttcttctcaatcgCCGTTGCTTCGCCATCGTCGCTACCGGTGAGTTTTTCCTTTGTTTTCTTCCGTAAACTCGGATCCTTTTCCATTTGGATTTGTTCTTGTTGTTCAATTGAATCGTTTAGAACTTAAGACGAGGAGTTTTATGAAACTTATACTATCAATTCGGATTTAGGGGTTCGTTTGATgatagtgatgatgatgatgatgatgatgatgatgtatcTTTACTAGCTTAGCTATAGCTACGCTTGATTGATTCTTTCACAatgattaatagttttattttgctGCAGCTTGTTCTTGAGGTTAGAGAGGAATGACTAAATCTCGTGGTACTGATGTAAGTCTTGATTAGCTTGTGAACTTGAGTATGACTCTTTAGTTTATTatctgtgattttttttttgttgattgtgatttggttttgGCAAATTGTTATTAGATGGctaagaagaaagagaaagttGATTCTGAATCGGATGTTAATTGTGTGGCTGCTCATCAGCATGCTGAGTTTTTCGATAAGTTGATAGAGCTCATCCCTGCGAGATTCTACTTACCTGATGAGACGGAGAAGAAGTGGTTTCCAGGTCTTAGCAAGGCTCAGAAGGCTAGAGCCAAGAGGAAAACTACGGAGAATCTGAAGAAAGCGAGGAGGGATCGGTTGGATCCTGAGAAGTCTGGCTTGACGACTCTTGATTTGCTGAAACAGAAgatagagaaggagaagaagttgAGTCATGTGGTtgcagatgatgatgatgatgacagtGAGGAGGAGGAAACTGATCATAAGAAGAAGCGTAGGACTGATTCTGTTACTTACGAGGAGCTGAGGCAGCGTCTACACCGTAAGATTGATGAGCTTAAAGGTGGTCGTGGAGGTTCAGATAGACCAAGAAGCCAcgaaaagaggaagaagattgtGCCTAATAAGAGAAAGAGGGAGTCAAGTTCTGTGGATGAGAGTAAGGCAGAAGATAAAGGGAAGGGTAAGCTGGATGTGGAAGAGGCTGCTAAGGATCTTACGTACGGTTACGTCAAGATCGATGACGACGAGGAGCACGGAAAGGATAAAAAGAAACGGAGGGTTTCCAAGTCGAGAGAGCTTGAAAGAGCTTTGAAGTTAGAGGCAGCAAAGAAGGATCCAGAAAAGGGCGAAGTGATTGCAAAGAAGCACTCGTGGCAGGCGGCTACAAGCAGAGCAGCTGGTATCAAGGTTCATGACGACCCAAAGCTCCTGAAGCAGAGCATccacaaggagaagaagaggcacGAGAAGAACGCGGAGAAGTGGAAGGAGAGAGTTGAAGGGCAACAGAAGGTTAGAGTGGAGAAGCAGCAGAAGAGATCAGGGAACATTGCGGAGAGGATTGAACAGAACAAGCTGAGGAAGATCGCAAAGAGGGAGAAGAAGCTTCTTCGTCCTGGCTTTGAAGGCCGCAAAGAAGGGTTTGTGAATGAAGGTGGAAAGTGAAACTGAAAATTCTTTGATATGCCCTTTGTGTTCCAAGATGTGATCATCTCAAAAGGAGGCTGTGAAGAGGGTTTACACATCTGAAATATCATGTCCCTAGCAATATCTCTTATCTCTTTTAGCTCGTTTTGTTTTACAGTTTGTAGACTTGTCAGATGTTGGATTTTCTACACTGCGTGTTTCTAGTTAATGATCTTAACAGGTTTTGAAATAGAATTTGCAGTTTATAGACAAACTTATCACATAAATGAGCAGATATGAATGCAAGATACTTACAAGCTATAAAATCTCAATATTAGTTTTAGTAATTGGTGTTTAAATCCGTAATCAACATTTGTAGATACTGAACTAAACTGAATCAAATTGAGTTCCAAAAAAAATGATCTTGAGGTGCGAGTTCTAGCTAGAATTAGTGGACGGAATAGTGTGGTTCGGGACATTTAAAATGGAACTTTCGTGTTATGTGGAGCCCATTGCTATAAACCCtcattactttattttatttacaaaaggttACGACATACCATGTGCATGTATTTTTTGACGTGCTGGAGTCAGCGATTGTTATCACTTATCACAGACTCatgcatcatcatcatttcCTTCAACGATTTTAGATGAGCTCCACGTTTATGGGATTTTGAATAATTGGGcctatatcaaattatatatacagcGTTGCTTCAATATTTGTTTATATCGATTGtataatcactacaagaaaacagggggattctgatggtcGAAATCGTCAGAATtttcggaatagaccgattctgacgaatttctgacgaaccagtccgtcggtataatttcgtcggaaaaaaaggattcgtcggaatttcgtcagaccttccaacgactttctgacgaatacggagaaacgtcattctgacgaacttccgacgatattccgatgcggacacacgagaccagagttcatcggaaaaactatataCCGACGGAGCACGTTCCTCGGACTATATCGACGAACCGAGTCcttggaaaataccgacggactattgttcgtcggaattttccgaggaaccttctccgtcggtattttccgaggacTTCGTTCGTCGGTATAGTCCGACGCCCtcaattcgtcggaatatatcaattttaaatacgaattaattttgcatttttatatattttttttatattaaaaattaattaataaataaataagatctgaaatttaaaactaataatattatagaatttaaattcatacaaaccgaaatagaaaaaaaacattcagaaagttaaaaattcatacaaaccgaaatagaaaaaaacattcagaaagttttaaaaagcagaaaaaaactaagaactcgaagacatcaaacgatctagcttctgcattatctcggcGTTGACCTTCTTCTgtagcgggaatatatgcgggaaccgagctTTGTTcgtgagacgatcccgatgcacgggaactgctcaccgaactacgtcgaagacgggctgcggggcggggtaCATCCTCggacctaaaaaaaaattaatacatcaaaaatcttttcaaatcatttctatttttaatgttttcatttatatatttacaaaaggttttataaacgttttaaaaaaaaactattaaaccttttattatacatagtttattactggaaacttataaaaaattataaaaaatttaaatttttttattatacatgatttatatatacatatatatatatatatatgtaaacaaaattataaattttttataaatatagaaaaatgttgttaaatatttttaaaatttttaaaaaacattttattatacatagattattactggaaacttgaaaaacgtttttaaaaatcaaaaaatgttttaaaaatagtaaaacgtCTTGAATTTtgacaaaaacacaaaataattccaagaaaaactaaaacaacaatccaaacaacaatcctaacttatatatcctaaactatccattcaatcctaaaattttcaatcaaacaacctaaaatccgagatctaacttccaaaaccctaaaaaaatgagataaaacaaggttgggatgattcttacatgatttggggtttggggaagagatatgagggtgagaagaGGGTTCGCAGGTGATAGGAGCTCGAGAATGGTCGGAATCGCCGTGAAAGGGAGAGAAATCGCGGAGAGGATTGAGAGAGAGGCGGAGGCggaaataacgaagaaggaagaagaagagtaattatatttaacgtttccgacggacacaggttcgtcagtattccgtcgggataattaaatatataccgATTGGCGGTTCGGAAAAATTTTCACGCGGTTTGGCTTTCCCGGgtaaattgaaattccgacggaattggtgtccgtcagtatattccgacggaattggtgtccgtcagtatattctgacggaatactgacgacCTTTTCTGaccgaattccgacgacttagtgtttaggggttgattacaagtttctaaatgcaaaatccaaatctttgataatatatatatatagtatttgcataaagatttaacaataaaaatgtttttataacacgattttacacaacaacattttttgtagtgtaagattagatgaatatgattgtataagtatatgagtgttaagatgagatgttatgaaaacaatgatatgcatacataaatattttaatgagttgttatatttgaacggttgtgatctaatactatattaaacacttattatgtgttattttcattgttttggcatctaaatttattgatttttatgtttgaaattttttagaaaaacatgtcctcggtaattcgtcggtatattccgacgaattaccgaggaAATTTCCAAACTTCAATGGAACCctttgtcgtcgctatgtcgtcggtattttgcgaggaatttccgacggaaacatggttcgtcggaaattcgtcggaaagttccgacggaataccgacgatgGTAACAGTTATatctgttaatcggaatgtcctcggaagttcgtcggtatattccgacgaatttccgacgactacaacggttatatgttttatcggaatgtcgtcaaaaagtcgtcggaatattccgacgaaccatttttcttcggaaattcgtcggaaatggccgacggaattccgacgacttcaaattttttgttttcgtcggaaattggtcagaaatccgtcacaaacgtccgacgacattgtagtccgtcggaacctccgtcggaattcggcgtgttttcttgtagtgaatccTTAATCCATCCATATAAAGAATTGCTCTGGGCTCTGGCATATCATGTGGATAGAAAAACaccataaaatatagttttcaaaaaaaaaaacttcataaatAACAAACTCATGGCTCGTTTTATTAGACTTTTATTAAAGCAAACAACATGACTGGAGAGTAGGTTTGAATCAGTTGGTCCTCCCGCAGCTCATCCGGATCTCACCATCACTACCAGTCAAGGGGCTAATTTGACTCATCTTGAGCATCGCCGCCGCGAAATCGTTGCGAAAAACCCTCGCATTTTGGCTGTACTCACGGACGATGGAGTCGGTGGAGCCACCGTTGAAAAGCACTTGGTCGAAATGGAGGAGACCTCTCTGGCTCATGAGGTTCCTGAAGTAACTGTTGTCGAAAACAAACGGCGTAAGTGAGTCCAGTAGAGCTAGATTTCCGTCGCCGGAGCCGGAGGTTATCGGGCAGTTTTGCTGGCGTGTGGCGGCGAAAGTGGGGTCAATGTTCGTTTCTTGGTAGATCCTCGTTCGAAAGTTTCTGCACTGGGCTTGCCCGATCGTGTGCGCGcctgaagaaacaaaaaaatttgttaaataattgaacttaattatttgttaattaaatatcaCTAAATTGTTTTTTCCGTACTGCCTATTAATAATTCATCTAATTACATTTTCgcaaataaagataaaatgtcGATGGTGCGTTAAGAAAAATGTGttgaacttttttttcaaaaaagcacacaaattaagaagaaacaaaaagagtCGACaaagaatcaatttttttttttgtcgaagtACTCTTGATTATTTCTCTTTTTCTAGTCTTGAAgcaatattaaattaaaaatatagattaggaAGGAATTCTCctattattagtaataaatattttaaaaattataatcaagAATCAACCTTAAGCTGTGAACAAATAGTtgcatatataataaaaagatgGGTTTATAAAGAGAGAAATGAAACGGACCGGAGAGAGCAACCATCTCTCTAGCGGTGAATCCAAGGTTGGCGAAACTAGTAATAAGCTGGCTCAGACTCGAAGTCGGCGCTGGAATGCTACTATTCGCTGCCGCTTGACTCGCCGTTCTTGCATCTCTTCTTCCTAAATTCAACCGCCAACGAGGCCCTCCAAGCTTCAacataaaacattaattaagacgtaaaatatatatatttttagacgAATATTTTTAGATCGGTTCGGTTTTGAAATTTGTGAAACCAGACTAGGAGATGATAAAGGGAGCTACGGTTACGACCGAGTCTCTAGCTGCGATGGCTAAGATATCAGCACAAGACACGACCCCAGGGCATACTCTCTCAACCGCTGATTTGATGTTGTCGATGACATTAAACCCTCGAGCAGAATTGTGGTTTGAGGCAGCGTTTTGTTCTCCCGTGAAGCTTGATGTGTCATCTAGTAGAATCGAAGCGTCGCATccctatatatatgtgtgagtTAAGACTATGATTAGCAGgaaagaaccaaaaaaaaaaatcatgcaaTATTTCTTCGGATGCAAGGAACATAATTAAAGAGAAAAGGTAAAAAACAAACTTACGTTGACGAAGCAGTCGAGGTAGAACAGACGAAGGAGAGATGCACCCATTCTAGGATCGAATGCAACGGCAGAAGTAACAGCAGTTCGAACGATGGGGAGAAGAAGAGGGCAAGATGATGAGTAGAAACCTTGGCTGAGTTGTGCTTCGACGACGGTATAGTTATTACCATGCAGTAATAGTGTAACGACGATAACCAAAAAGGCAATAAGCTTATTTGAATCCATGTTTTAGTGAATAAGGACTCGGATAGACGACTTATAGTTGATTTGGTGCTTGAGGAACAATGCATAACGAAGTCGATGTTTATATAGAGACGTAGGGTGTTCTAAAATGAAAGAGTGTTGGAAAACGAAAAAAAGTTGCCAataactattcttttgtttttgctttaaaaaaaaactattcttttttttatcactaAGTTGCCAATAACTAttcaactatatatttttaccagccaaaatttttaaaatttattggtCAAATGTTTtaatctctgattttttttgttacccaAATCATTAATCTTTAACTTTTGCTAAGGAATTTGCTTAAAAACGATTTGagaatctttatatttttagtaataaaatcagtttttatttattggatTAGATAACTATAAATTTAAGTGAAACTTTTGTAACATCCTgaattgtgatatatggaaaagcttaagagaattgatttgattatttatgtcactaaagttgacttacctttccgtcacacatccgtttagaactccagagttacaCGTGCTTGGACTAGAGTAGTGAAAATGATGGATGACCTATCGAGAACTGATTTCCGATACCGTGTGAGTGAGGCCACAGCACGGGGAAAGGCGGAGTGGTGATTACATAAACAGTAAACAAGACTTTTGGACTATGGAAAATTTAACGTACCACCGTCAGACGGGATGGGGTCTACGGGCCGAGTGAGCGGgtgtgggtggcccattagttGTGGACGGGGTGGGGTgttataagtggtatcagagctggttagccatctcggttctgatccgagaggcgtcttgagacctgtcatggggcgcaacgaggacgttgcgtttTTTGAGAGGGGGTTAATTGTAACATctcgagttgtgatatatggaaaggtttaagagaattgatttggttacctatgtcaccaaagttgacttactttttccgtcacacatccgtttagaactccagagttaagcgtgtttgagctggagtagtgaaaAGGAtgagtgacctatcgggaagtgatttgcgataccgtgtgagtgaggccaaagcacggaAAAAGGTCAGTAAACAAGACTTTCGGACTTTAGAAAATTTAACGCATCATCGTCAGACAGGATGGGACCTACATGCCGAGTGAGCGAACGTGGATTGCCCATTAACTGTGGGCGGGGTGAGGCATCATAACGTTTTGTACAAAAATGATTATGAAcgaaaactatataataaaacaactaATTCACTAATTTTGTTGTGGATTCAAATCCTACAAAGCTTGATTCCGTTGCTCTTGTTAGGTCGAAAATTAGACtgaactcaaataattgaacaTCACTTATCTTTTCACTGGGTGTCTGCCTATCTGGCTAATACGTCTAGATCTGATCAAGATGCTTTCCCACGAGGAAAATCAAATAGTGATACAGAAGAtgaaatcataattttatttataagcCAACATCACGTGAGTAGTACGTAAATTTCCATCAAATAGTACGTAACTGCGTTCTAACAATGACTTTCTAATGAATTTATCTCAAACATCACGTTAATCGTACGCAAATAGCCATTCTGTAAACTGGGTTTAAAgtttttctaattaatttatCTCACCCATTATCACGTAAATAGTACTTAAATAGCTTTTCAAATTAAGCAGAAGCTTCCCATAGCCATAGTTGACTTTGAAAATGATGAGAAAAtaagatattaataaatttaataaaatatatagtagtGTTTAATCTGACAGTTTTATAGTCTGGCCGTCCCGTGATAAGTGCGATATTGTATATCCATGTGGTGACATGATATATTACACTCTGATCACGCATATTTCAGTTCTTAATATTGTATATATTCATACGTAAAATGATTGATCATTATTAAcgtgaaataaaaattaaaaggtcAACAGTTCCAACTCGTAACATCTAGATCACGTTTTGCGCGTGAGCATATAAAGACCACGTTGTGCGCAGGAGCATATAAATGAATTTTGTAAACAACACTTGGAAAACAGAGTCTTCTTTAAAATAGGCCGAAATattctgaaagaggtttgaggttttatgtttaaacacacaaaaattaaaGTATCTACATGGATGAGtcttctttaaaatattttcgaaatatTCTGAAAGCTAAAATgataacaattaaaaataaaaataattaagttgACCAAATATAAATCACTGCTGCGTactactctgttttcttcttctcattcaGGTTATGATGCAAGTGATTCAGATTCCAATGATAAGAAAGATTGATGacatttttcaatattttgttacCCAGACATTTGACTAGTGACTTTAAATTTGTTAGTATCTCTCCCCTCCCCCTTGTTTAATCCTATTGCTGCATTGAAATCAGAAGCTTTGGTGTCATTTCAGTGGTAAAAGAATCATCGGTTGTC encodes:
- the LOC106428021 gene encoding ribosomal RNA-processing protein 14 isoform X1; amino-acid sequence: MTKSRGTDMAKKKEKVDSESDVNCVAAHQHAEFFDKLIELIPARFYLPDETEKKWFPGLSKAQKARAKRKTTENLKKARRDRLDPEKSGLTTLDLLKQKIEKEKKLSHVVADDDDDDSEEEETDHKKKRRTDSVTYEELRQRLHRKIDELKGGRGGSDRPRSHEKRKKIVPNKRKRESSSVDESKAEDKGKGKLDVEEAAKDLTYGYVKIDDDEEHGKDKKKRRVSKSRELERALKLEAAKKDPEKGEVIAKKHSWQAATSRAAGIKVHDDPKLLKQSIHKEKKRHEKNAEKWKERVEGQQKVRVEKQQKRSGNIAERIEQNKLRKIAKREKKLLRPGFEGRKEGFVNEGGK
- the LOC106428021 gene encoding ribosomal RNA-processing protein 14 isoform X2; translation: MAKKKEKVDSESDVNCVAAHQHAEFFDKLIELIPARFYLPDETEKKWFPGLSKAQKARAKRKTTENLKKARRDRLDPEKSGLTTLDLLKQKIEKEKKLSHVVADDDDDDSEEEETDHKKKRRTDSVTYEELRQRLHRKIDELKGGRGGSDRPRSHEKRKKIVPNKRKRESSSVDESKAEDKGKGKLDVEEAAKDLTYGYVKIDDDEEHGKDKKKRRVSKSRELERALKLEAAKKDPEKGEVIAKKHSWQAATSRAAGIKVHDDPKLLKQSIHKEKKRHEKNAEKWKERVEGQQKVRVEKQQKRSGNIAERIEQNKLRKIAKREKKLLRPGFEGRKEGFVNEGGK
- the LOC106442978 gene encoding peroxidase 52-like → MDSNKLIAFLVIVVTLLLHGNNYTVVEAQLSQGFYSSSCPLLLPIVRTAVTSAVAFDPRMGASLLRLFYLDCFVNGCDASILLDDTSSFTGEQNAASNHNSARGFNVIDNIKSAVERVCPGVVSCADILAIAARDSVVTLGGPRWRLNLGRRDARTASQAAANSSIPAPTSSLSQLITSFANLGFTAREMVALSGAHTIGQAQCRNFRTRIYQETNIDPTFAATRQQNCPITSGSGDGNLALLDSLTPFVFDNSYFRNLMSQRGLLHFDQVLFNGGSTDSIVREYSQNARVFRNDFAAAMLKMSQISPLTGSDGEIRMSCGRTN